DNA from Thiovulum sp. ES:
AAAGCTGTTTCTGTTTCCGAAAGCATTTCAGAAAGTGAAAAACTTTCAATTTCTAAAACTTCATTTTGCAAAGAGTAAGAACCAGTTTGTAAAATTTCCTCAATCACTTCATCACACCAAACAGCAAAATGTGGATCAAGCCAACGAGCAAAAGCAATTATTAGCTTTTTATGAATCCAAGTTCCTTGTTCTTGAGCATTTCCACCCTGCTTAACTACCACCAATTTATCGTTAGGATTTTCGTTATGTGAATTCCCATAACGATTAATTGCCTTCATGTAAGATTTTGTATCTTTGAGTCGTAACCAATCAGCAGGTAATTTATTGAAATATTTGGCAATTTGAGTTGCATTAATATAGAGAGAACTTGAATTTTCAAAAATGACTTCTATCTCTTCGTAGTTTTTTGATATAATTTGCATTGCAAAATCCTAATATTTTGTATTGTCCAAGCTAAATTTGAATTAAGAAGCTATTTAGTTTTGGACTAGCAGAATTGTATCACAACTTCTATTTTTTGTATTGATTATTTAATTCAAGGATTTTTTCTACTGAATTTCGATATTCGTCACAATTTCTTCTTTCTTTTAAAACTTCAAAGAAATTGTTTGTCCAAGTCGGAAATTTATTTTCTTTTTTCCAAGTCGAAACAGTATTTTGAGAAACTCCAATTATTTCAGCTAGTTTTTTTTGATTTACTCCCAAGTCTTCACAAATTTGTTCAATTGGATTTTCTTTCTCCAAAATTCAAAAACCCTCCATGCACTTTTTGAAATTTTATCACTTTGTTGTTTTCTGAATTAAGTTTTTAAAATTTATTTTATGATAGGATTCCGTCCCACAAAAAAATATCCGTATAATTAAATACAATAAATAACTTCACATGCCCTTATGCTATAACTTTAAATTAATTATTTCTTAAATATTTTTATTAGTCTCATAATTATATTTTATTTTAATGGGGGATATAATTACGGCAAATTTTTATACAAAGGTTTTGAAATGAAAAAATTCATTTTAGTGTTCTCTCTCTTTTTCGGGAGCAGTCTTCTTTCAGCAAACTCATTAGCAGTTTCTGATCAACAGTTCCTTTTTGGAAAAACTCAAAATGTTGAAGCTCAACTTGTTTCTAATGACGAAATGGCTACAAACAGAGGGTCAGGTGGGGCTGGATAGGTTCTATAACTTCGGTGGCAATACATGTTGGAATA
Protein-coding regions in this window:
- a CDS encoding KilA-N domain-containing protein (PFAM: KilA-N domain) — encoded protein: MQIISKNYEEIEVIFENSSSLYINATQIAKYFNKLPADWLRLKDTKSYMKAINRYGNSHNENPNDKLVVVKQGGNAQEQGTWIHKKLIIAFARWLDPHFAVWCDEVIEEILQTGSYSLQNEVLEIESFSLSEMLSETETALKIVDLVEKEKPFRLLILERILKEKSPTKLLEIDFSKSYFLPTELGILIGVSGAEMNLVLEKKGFQFRDENGIWRPTSSGKEFCLEMKNTYNQLKWKLQTIL
- a CDS encoding putative transcriptional regulator (PFAM: Bacteriophage CI repressor helix-turn-helix domain); its protein translation is MEKENPIEQICEDLGVNQKKLAEIIGVSQNTVSTWKKENKFPTWTNNFFEVLKERRNCDEYRNSVEKILELNNQYKK